AAGGATGACGACTGACATTGCCTGCTCTGATCAATCTCCCGGACAAAAAGGAAACGGGTAGAGAACACAACAATCCTCTACCCGTTTTTATGCCCACTCGCAACCCGCTCATGCATCTTCCGACAGAGCCGGAACCCGGGACTCGAAAAAATCGGACGCAAGCATAATTTGATCTTGCTGGCGCACCACAAGCCCCTTAACGCGGGGCAAATATTCATTAACCCATCGGGGATCGCTGCGCACGGCCTGCCGCGCCTGATCAAAATGGGTATAATCGCGATACGCCCAGATATGAACAACGCGATTTAACTTCCCAATATCGGTATAATACCACCCGGCAAGTTTGATACCATAATCTTCGCGCAAGGGAAGCGCCACATCGCGCACCGCATCCATATAGGCTTGCAAAGCACCGGGATTCAGGTCATAGGTACGCATATCGTAAATCATAGAAAATCTCCAAAAAGGGTGAAAAGGAATCACTCATGCCACACATAACACGAGAATTTCTGGTATTATAATTTAGTGAAAAATCCCACAAATACTCAGCTTTTTTATACCTCTCCATATTTTTGCACCAGAATCCATTTTTTTCCTCCAAATTTGACACCAAAAGCGTTTGCAGCCCGTCTAAGTGTTCAATCAGCTTAATACAGATCCCCATGAACACAACGACCGGGCCG
This genomic interval from Gemmatimonadota bacterium contains the following:
- a CDS encoding NIPSNAP family protein; translation: MIYDMRTYDLNPGALQAYMDAVRDVALPLREDYGIKLAGWYYTDIGKLNRVVHIWAYRDYTHFDQARQAVRSDPRWVNEYLPRVKGLVVRQQDQIMLASDFFESRVPALSEDA